A genome region from Thermococcus gorgonarius includes the following:
- a CDS encoding carbamoyltransferase family protein, with the protein MILGIHDGHDAGAVLIDGERIFAVNEERLNRIKKYRGFPELSVRKVLEMAKAKPEDVEIIAVAGIFRKLSRLKELEANLRAVFGPDFKRKVLFVEHHLAHSASAYYTSGWRNALAVSIDAAGDGLSSSVYIAREGEMIRIAQSTYVDSLGDFYASVTELLGFKPMRHEGKVMSLAAYGKPTYDLSSIIELNGLTFENHLGVVGVEATKRLAELFDYPLRHAKEIANQMKRGKLDGKLQRKAIEIASSAQAHLEKLVEELGLRLKNHALPVAYAGGVAQNVKANAILRHVLGDDNLWVFPAMDDGGLAFGAAVFVKAQMERLDGKWRPFKLEHVYLGPEYGPDYVEDFLRSEGVEYEEVDVPSFVADVLVEGKLVGLFQGAMEFGPRALGNRSILADPRDDSVKERLNVTLKRDVFQPFAPSMLWEKADEYLADLNGTPNEFMTMSYTASGEFRKLAPAVVHVDGTTRPQAVREEVNKPYYSVIKEFHKKTGLGAVLNTSFNMHGEPIVCSPEDALRTFRKAGLDVLILERFAVSG; encoded by the coding sequence ATGATACTCGGAATCCACGACGGCCACGACGCCGGGGCCGTTCTTATAGACGGCGAGAGGATTTTCGCTGTGAACGAAGAGCGCTTAAACCGGATAAAGAAATACAGAGGCTTTCCCGAGCTTAGCGTGAGGAAAGTTCTTGAGATGGCCAAAGCAAAGCCAGAAGACGTTGAAATTATAGCCGTTGCAGGGATTTTCAGAAAGCTTTCCCGCCTAAAGGAGCTTGAGGCCAACCTTAGGGCTGTTTTTGGGCCGGACTTCAAGAGGAAGGTTCTCTTTGTTGAGCACCACTTAGCTCACTCCGCTTCGGCATACTACACGAGCGGCTGGAGAAACGCCCTCGCGGTGAGCATAGACGCCGCCGGCGACGGCCTGAGCTCCTCCGTCTACATCGCGAGAGAGGGCGAGATGATAAGGATAGCCCAGAGCACCTACGTTGACTCCCTCGGCGACTTCTATGCTTCGGTTACCGAGCTTTTGGGATTCAAGCCCATGCGCCACGAGGGCAAGGTGATGAGCTTAGCCGCCTATGGAAAACCTACCTACGATTTAAGCTCTATAATCGAGCTGAACGGTCTGACTTTTGAGAACCACCTCGGCGTTGTAGGCGTTGAGGCGACGAAAAGGCTGGCGGAACTATTTGACTACCCGCTGAGGCACGCAAAGGAGATAGCGAACCAGATGAAGCGCGGAAAGCTCGACGGAAAGCTCCAGAGGAAGGCAATAGAGATAGCCTCCAGCGCGCAGGCCCACCTTGAGAAGTTGGTTGAAGAGCTGGGCCTCAGGCTGAAAAACCACGCCCTTCCCGTGGCTTACGCGGGCGGAGTCGCCCAGAACGTCAAGGCAAACGCAATCCTAAGGCACGTTCTCGGCGATGATAACCTGTGGGTCTTTCCGGCGATGGACGACGGCGGGTTGGCCTTCGGGGCGGCGGTTTTCGTTAAGGCCCAGATGGAGAGGCTCGACGGAAAGTGGAGGCCCTTCAAGCTTGAGCACGTCTATCTCGGGCCAGAATACGGGCCGGATTACGTTGAGGACTTCCTGAGGAGCGAGGGTGTCGAGTACGAGGAGGTTGACGTTCCGTCCTTCGTCGCCGATGTCCTCGTTGAGGGAAAGCTGGTTGGCCTCTTCCAGGGGGCGATGGAGTTCGGGCCAAGGGCCTTGGGCAACCGTTCAATCTTAGCTGACCCGCGCGACGATAGCGTGAAAGAGAGGCTCAACGTCACGCTGAAGAGGGACGTCTTCCAGCCCTTCGCACCCTCAATGCTCTGGGAGAAGGCCGATGAATACCTCGCAGACTTAAACGGAACGCCCAACGAGTTCATGACCATGAGCTACACCGCGAGTGGCGAGTTTAGAAAGCTTGCTCCGGCGGTAGTCCACGTCGATGGAACGACGAGGCCTCAGGCAGTCAGGGAAGAGGTTAACAAACCCTACTATTCGGTAATTAAAGAATTCCATAAAAAAACAGGGCTTGGGGCAGTTCTGAACACCAGCTTCAACATGCACGGCGAACCCATAGTCTGCTCCCCTGAGGACGCGCTGAGAACCTTTAGAAAAGCCGGGCTCGACGTCTTAATCCTTGAAAGGTTTGCAGTTTCAGGCTAG
- a CDS encoding MFS transporter codes for MKHRPDPGKWFYSFIPFKVSTGGAAPLISLLTMNLGGGPTDVGVVNAIGSTASMLGGLFWGRLSDKLNRRKVFLLTGFLGTAVASILFALAESVHQVMAINALYTFFIAATIPIPILIITKAFRLEDWDYAIGRFNEIGGWAWVGGMVLGLVMARFLSLREIFVVLGLIGLLSLPWGAGTIREVPLHIDRRVLGIYTGYVVEKFRYLPNMVTHLPRFSTEGFGRLYISTILFWIGAMLYFTQFPVLLKSRGLGATELYIMSIANSAIAAYMYTRVGLRLRKTGGYGALKKGLALRGVAFLLLAVSTFLRGSVFFVLAFISYAIAGYTWSYISVSTSSIISRRAPPKKKGSLIGAYNLISSLGAIIGNLISGFVVEALGFTADFALASSLMFLALVPILRER; via the coding sequence ATGAAACACCGGCCAGACCCTGGAAAGTGGTTCTATTCGTTCATCCCCTTTAAAGTCTCAACTGGTGGTGCCGCCCCCCTAATCTCGCTCCTCACGATGAACCTCGGCGGCGGCCCGACGGATGTTGGTGTTGTGAACGCGATAGGCAGCACCGCATCGATGCTGGGCGGTCTCTTCTGGGGCAGGCTGAGCGACAAACTCAACAGGAGGAAGGTTTTTCTCCTGACGGGGTTTTTGGGCACCGCGGTGGCTTCCATCCTTTTCGCCCTCGCGGAGAGTGTCCACCAGGTTATGGCGATAAACGCGCTCTACACATTCTTTATCGCGGCGACAATACCTATTCCGATCCTCATAATAACCAAGGCCTTCCGCCTGGAAGACTGGGACTACGCCATAGGAAGGTTCAACGAGATAGGCGGCTGGGCATGGGTCGGGGGCATGGTCCTCGGCCTGGTAATGGCCCGGTTCCTCAGTTTGAGAGAGATATTCGTGGTTCTGGGCCTCATCGGGTTGTTATCCCTCCCGTGGGGCGCCGGAACAATACGGGAGGTTCCTTTACACATTGACAGGCGGGTTCTTGGGATATACACGGGTTACGTCGTCGAAAAGTTCAGGTATCTGCCGAACATGGTAACACACCTCCCAAGGTTCTCCACGGAGGGCTTTGGAAGGCTCTACATTTCCACAATTCTCTTCTGGATTGGGGCCATGCTGTACTTCACCCAGTTTCCGGTTCTCCTGAAAAGCAGGGGACTGGGCGCGACGGAGCTTTACATCATGAGTATTGCAAACTCCGCCATTGCAGCCTACATGTACACCCGCGTTGGACTGAGACTCAGGAAGACGGGTGGCTACGGGGCGCTTAAGAAGGGCCTGGCTCTGAGGGGAGTTGCGTTCCTCCTGCTGGCGGTCTCGACTTTTTTGAGGGGAAGCGTTTTCTTCGTTCTGGCGTTCATCTCTTACGCTATAGCCGGCTACACCTGGTCTTACATAAGCGTCTCAACGTCCTCGATAATTTCCCGTCGGGCACCGCCGAAAAAGAAGGGCTCCCTAATAGGTGCCTACAACCTCATCAGCTCTCTGGGGGCCATAATCGGTAACCTGATAAGTGGATTTGTGGTCGAAGCGCTGGGCTTTACCGCTGACTTTGCCCTCGCTTCATCACTGATGTTCCTGGCCCTTGTCCCAATCCTCCGCGAACGTTAA
- a CDS encoding iron-containing alcohol dehydrogenase: MFWLKTRIIEGEGSLKALSKEVRGYERVLILSSSSMKRHGFLSEAEDYVREAGAEVFSITGLPAEPSVETVEELLPKLREEFQPDLLVALGGGSVIDTAKALKVFYDAPELNFEEIAFIDRFSKPKPVPKLKTPLIAIPSTSGAGSEVSAASVLKKGDAKYNIVSPEIAPEVAILDPRLPRTMPREVARNSGLDVLVHGIEAYTTKAANPFSDAMAIKAIKTVYKWLPLSVKGDEEARAKVHYAATMAGIAFLNARLGLAHAMSHKAAWIGPHGLLNAIFIPYVMEFNAERSEYARKRYAEIARELGFKTTKDLIEVVRELNEMLGVPRLRDLVDEETFMAKLDEMAEKAYRDGLIAFNPVEPKPEEIRELYLKAFHGE; the protein is encoded by the coding sequence ATGTTCTGGCTGAAAACCCGGATTATCGAGGGAGAGGGGAGTTTGAAGGCTCTCTCAAAAGAGGTCAGAGGCTACGAGCGCGTTCTCATACTCTCATCAAGCTCGATGAAGAGGCACGGCTTCCTGAGCGAGGCCGAGGACTATGTGAGAGAAGCCGGCGCGGAGGTCTTCTCGATTACGGGCCTTCCGGCCGAGCCGAGTGTCGAGACGGTCGAGGAGCTACTTCCCAAGTTGAGGGAGGAGTTCCAGCCGGACTTACTGGTGGCCCTTGGCGGTGGGAGCGTCATCGACACGGCTAAAGCTTTAAAGGTCTTCTACGATGCCCCTGAACTGAACTTTGAAGAGATTGCTTTCATCGACCGCTTTTCAAAGCCCAAGCCCGTTCCGAAGCTGAAAACACCGCTAATCGCGATACCCTCGACGAGCGGCGCTGGAAGTGAGGTTTCGGCGGCGAGTGTGCTGAAGAAGGGAGATGCCAAATACAATATCGTCAGCCCGGAGATAGCGCCGGAAGTTGCTATCCTCGATCCCAGACTTCCGAGAACGATGCCGAGGGAGGTTGCCAGGAACTCAGGCCTTGACGTTCTCGTCCACGGAATAGAGGCCTACACGACAAAGGCTGCCAATCCTTTCAGCGACGCGATGGCGATAAAGGCTATAAAGACCGTCTACAAGTGGCTGCCTCTCTCGGTCAAAGGCGACGAGGAAGCGAGGGCAAAAGTCCACTACGCGGCCACTATGGCGGGAATAGCGTTCCTGAACGCGCGCCTAGGTTTAGCCCACGCTATGAGCCACAAGGCGGCATGGATAGGACCGCACGGTCTCCTGAACGCAATATTCATACCCTATGTGATGGAGTTCAACGCCGAGAGAAGCGAGTACGCGAGGAAGCGCTACGCCGAAATAGCGAGAGAACTCGGCTTCAAGACGACCAAAGACCTCATTGAGGTTGTCAGGGAGCTCAACGAGATGCTCGGAGTCCCAAGGCTGAGAGACCTTGTGGACGAGGAGACCTTTATGGCGAAGCTCGACGAGATGGCGGAGAAGGCCTACCGCGACGGGTTAATTGCCTTCAACCCCGTGGAGCCTAAGCCGGAGGAGATAAGGGAGCTTTATCTGAAGGCTTTTCATGGGGAGTGA